In Periophthalmus magnuspinnatus isolate fPerMag1 chromosome 9, fPerMag1.2.pri, whole genome shotgun sequence, the sequence AGGAGGCTGACCATAGAATCCTAGCAGCTTTAGTAGAGGGTGAGGAAGAAGACAAGAGACTTGAGACTGAACGAAGAGAGCGAGCCATTGCTGACGCTGCCTGGATGAAACAAGTTATTGAAGAGCAGCTCCAGctggagcgagagagggaggcagagatgGATTACTTGCACCGGTGAATAGGAAGTTAAATCTGTGATTATCAACTGCACAGTCAGTAGTGTAAGATACTGTTTATTCTGTTGTAGGGAAGAAGCTCAACGTGTGTGGGAAAAACAGGAAGCACagtgggagaaggagagaatagCCAGAGAACGGCTCATGAATGAGGTGCAATTTTTTAAAATCgcaaatgaaaagtaaaatgttgAACATGTGGTATTATCTTGACTTGGCTTTTGTGCTTCCTTAAAAGGTGCTTGCAGGCAGACAGCAGCAACTTGAACTGAAAATGCGTCAGAACCGTGAGGCTCAAGAAGAGTCCTTAAAGAGACGCGAGGAGCTGATCCAAGAActagaaatggagagagagttACAGCACCAGGAAAAAGAACTACAGGAAGGTCGCAGAACAGCacgaaagaaggaaatagatgCCCAGGTAAGAATTGTACTCTTCATGTAACTACATTTCAATGtaagtaattttttatttatcattaaacAAAACCTATGCTATTAACATTGTTTTAGGTTGAACAGAAgcgtcaggagcagtgggaggaGCAGCTGCGAATGGAACAGCttgaagaggaagaacaagaGGCCTTTAGGCTTCAGGAGGAGCGCATGAGGCTGGAGGCACAGAGAATGGCCCAGAGAGGTTACGAAGAGAGGGTGAGTCAGGAATTGGAGCTCTTTTAGTTACATTGGGTTAtcagcatagactgtatacataaatcttctatgcagtctatggttacCAGGGATCTAATGAATGATTTTCTGTCTCTAGATACGCAGCAGACCCCGATCAGCATGGACCTGAGTCTTAAGAAATAATGATCACAATCCAAAGAATGATTATATTCTATCAATAATTAGCTTAAATTTctatttaatttactttgtggCCATATTTGCTAGGTGCCATACTTATATATTATAGAAAgcagttttttgtattttgaacacaTATTTGTAATTTATCATTTTGTATTAAACATTCAATAaacacttatatatatatatatatgtataatttgcataaatataaatgataatagaTGTGATTAAATTAAgtttattaagaaaatatttcACTGCCCCATGCCACACATGGATGCATTTTGTAGGACAGAGAAGAgcattattttagtttgaaatggCAGAGAACATGTGGTATAACCTTTAAAACTTGTATTACCCCATTTGttgcacataaaaaaacacacacattgaaATGCACACCATTAATAGCTTTTGCTTTGTATCTTAGCCCCAACACTGTTACTGGCACAGATAATATAGTCCAGAGTTTCATGAAAACACagcaatataaacattttacagtTCATTGTTGATTGAACTTATATCGAAGAACAGACACACTATACAAAAAACACTATTATACATGAACTGCTAACTAAATTAAAGTATGTGGGGGACCAGCCTTGCGATTTTTCATCAAACACTGAAGCGAAGAACTGAAGGTACATAAAATCACAACAAGGAGACCTGACCCATTCTGTTTAGATGGGTAAACATACAGTGGTTGAGGCTTGCACAGTGCAATAAATAAAGGGAAGCTCTTAGATAGAGTGTTAAATTACTATCTTGTCGCAGTAAAGTTCTCACTCATTTATGGCTTTAAGTATCCATTGATGCTTTGGGATGATCCATATGCATATGGATACATGTAGTATTAAACCATAAAAGACAAATATATGTACGATACATTACCAGCTCTTGACACAATTTACATAATTCATATTTCCTAGGCCTGCTAGCTATTTCCAGTATATTGTCTGAATTACAGGACTGTACTTGTGCAATATAtactattttagtttttgttttttttccttgtgcACATATTAATTATTGACATATCTAATATACATTTGTCAGCtttactcaaaataaataacaacatgCATATATCACAAATgcaatttttgaaaataaaacactacaaaaatatgaaatgagatGTTGGCTTCAAGTGCTCTTAGTTGGTGTTCTCCTTTGTGGTGATGGTCACTAGCTGCTTGGCTGCTTTAGCAATGTCATAAGCACATTGTATGACCTGCTGTGTGACCAGCTGCATATCCGGAGCCTGGCCGCCATTTGAAGGCACAGCCTTCTTACATTCAGCCTGCAGTCGACAGGCACTGGATGTCAACAAACGCAGAGAGCCTCTCACGGTCTCTGAACGAGGTTTCTACAAGTGAACAGAATTGCAATACTGTACAATACTGTTGATGAGATCTACACTTTCAAAAATGTCATCAAATACCTTTGGAAAGAGGGCAGCCATTTCTGTTACAGCCACATAAATTCTTTCTGAGCAGGGTATGAAGCTGTAGAGACAGACATGAACAATCAGCAAGTGTTAAGGACATCTACATTATTACCACTCAATATTACAATTGTGCTCAGGGTGATAGAGAGAAGAGGCAACTGCAGTACTCCATGCAagttacacaaaaataatatattatgaCATCAAGGTGGAATGAAAACTCATAGCCCTCAAGATAATAAATTGTAACACATGCGGTACTGTGAACATATGAGTAGGTTATTTCAATACTCCTCACTCTTGAGTTGCAGGTTATATGTTATAGTAATTGTTAATATTAAACCAAATCAATATATTGACCACACGCAACAAAGCATTGTTCTTCATAAATTATGTATGTTGATCATAAAGTCCAGAAAGAGCGTAGCATAGAGTGAGAGGAGGTAGACTGTGCCTGGTAGGCAGGGACAGAGGCCAGAGTACCAGGAGGTGGGGTCAGGGGAGCGAAGGCTGagcagctggagagaggaggtgggctTTTCAGCCCAAGGAACCAAACTGCTGAAACATCCCAAACTATGCCTGAGGCGACGTGCGCCCTCACGCTCAACAGCCCTGCTCATACAGGTGATGGAGACATGGAGACCACAGTACAAACACAGAAGCAAAAGTAGAGAAAAAGAATGAATCAAAAAGGAATCAActagactaaaactaaaagctTCTGGAAGAAAATAAttgcataaaaatgacaaaagacaTGGGTGGAGGAGCTGAGCAATTCATTCAAACCTCTCGTGTTTGCCGTCTTGGGCCGCTCGCAGCAACTCCTGGATATTTTTGGTTATCTGCTCTGTTTTGCGGATGACGTCTTCAGTGCTGGGAAGTGTGGGGTCTGTTTCCATCTCTACATCATCAAACTCTGGGATTGAGCTTCCCTCTCCCGGCCAGCCACTGCTGCGCAGCCTTCCTCTCCTACAGAGACTGTCACAACCATAGACCATTTACAACCAAAatcagcttctttttttttcaaacaaattTATCCAAATGTCGATTGGAAAATTGTTACCTCATGTCGTCCATCTCTGAGTCATTAAATGCATTATCATAATCGCTTTCAGGCATGCTCATCTGCTTATCCAACTTTGAAGCCTGGAAGGGCAGAAAAAAGTATTGCCTCACAAGAATGTGGACTTGCATGCAGAGGTTGACAACAACCATGATATAAAAAGGAAGCAGTGCAGCAGCTGAAAAGAGCAGACATTAAGCTTTATTTTAGTAAAATTGGATATGTAGAAGTGTAAACTGTCTTGATAATCACCATCTAAACTCAAATAAAtggaaagacaaaacacaacccttTGAATTCTGACAGCTCAATGAAGCCATTTCAAGGATACAAATGGTGAATATGGAACTGTCAAAATTAATAAGATACTAAAAAACAATAACTGCTGGTTCAAGCACAATGAATTTCTCTAGATCACATTTGAGATGGAGTGAATAATAAACATGCTGTTTAAAGCGTTCTAAGCAAAGATGGAAGGATAATCAGTGTAATTCATGAGCAAGTGGTCAGACAGGAGACTATGCTGAATAACAGTGCAGTAGAGGGATGGCTCGAACATGCAGCAGTGCAGTTTAACATTAGCTAAAAGACAGAAGTATATTGCTGCAACAGGAAGTACTTGACCTTCACAACACTGTCTTCTTTAAACCATGACAAGGTGGATGGAAATGAGGGTAGAGATGAGGAGGTAACACCAAAAGCACCCCTTTCCGTCTGAGGACAGGTTTAAAATCAAATGTGATAGTTGCAAAACAATGTATAAAGTTTTTAAATGCCCCAAAACTCTGTAAGGTTCAACAATAGATATGACTATATCCAAATGAATTGCTAGGGCTATGCATCATCTTTAATATAATAACCAGtttgttaataaaaaatatacactgtTCTAAATAGTGCGTCTTTTTAGTACCAAGAGTCTACATGGCCgattaaattgcaatttcatatccctaaatgcattgttttgttatAGCAGCATAAAAGCAGACCACAGTGCTCCTTTGCTGGAAATGTAACTCAGCCCACAATGAACAACAAAGTCTACTTTACCTCATAAACAATGTACTACTGAAACAGATCACTTGTATGaagattttaatgtttcttaaaaataaataaaaaaaaaagtacaaaatgtttattaaaaaaacacacacacacatcgtgTCAGCTAATGAATGAATGTATCTGTATTTCActgataaaatgtgtaaaaatgttgtCGAAACGGCTCAGATGAAGGTGGACAGAGGAGAGTGTTTGGGAAAggaaaagacagagggagaggtccCGAGCAGCAGACAGAAGTagtggacagaggagcaggtcttACTTACATGAGGTGTAAAGGGTTGCAGGGTAAGGAGGGTCTCCTCGGGGTAGGGCATTTCCCCTTTAGGGATATAGGGCTTCAGACCTGAGCCAGTCTCATACATAGACATGGGCCGACTGGCTCGTGAAGACTGTCTCCGCTTGTGGGCGGAGGGGCTGGAGGGGTCAGGGTGCTCTGAGCTGCTGGGACTCTGATACTGACTGGGACTGGCCTGCCGCCTTAGAGAGGAGTTCTCAGTTTGCAGAGATTGAAGCTGGAAGAAATGCCATATACTAAGAAAAGCTTTTAGCAAAGCAAGAGTTTCTACATATCATTTTACAGGGAAAACCTGGATTTGAAATTTTACTTCTACTAGGtcacttgttttaaatgttatacAAAGGGGCTTATCTTAGTAGGATcatgaaaatataaatacatgaaaaggtAATTACTGATACTACATATACTTTTAGTGGACAATTTAATCTTATCTTTTGCAAGGCTAAGCCAATGGTGAGCAAGCAAGACTGGTAAATGAGCAGCTTAGGTCTTAGAGAAAGCTATAGACAGATACTTGAGAAAATCAAACTGATTTTGCCAAGAGCACAAGAAAAGTTTGGAAAGCTACACAGATGGGGTTTAATATTGTTGAAACTGAAATGAAACAGTAGTGGGTGTGTTGAGGCTGTCAATATAATGTATGTGACTGTTAACTATACGCTTTCAGAATAATAAaattgttcatttaaaaaatattacaaatactgaagagaattaaaatataaaacatgcaaaatgtgCTATTATACAAAACATGTGACAGacttaaatgaaaataaaccatGCACACACTTTAAGTTAGTCCACCTCTTTTACATTAAACGATCTTCATGCttgggttaaaaaaaatagtatatTAGTTAATAGACACTATAGAGGTGAAAAAACAAAGCAAGTACaacaaatattgaaaaatgtggACATGCTGGATGTATTAATAAATGTGAACAAGCATACACATGTTGATATTTATGATTAGATGTAGGTAGGCACACCGACAATCAGTCTGTCCCACAGGTTAGTAATCACAGTATTGGAGATACCTTTTTCTGCATCAACCTCAACTCGTCGCTCAGGTTACTGTTGGCTTTCATTAGCTGCTGAATCTTTGCCTCAGAAAGAGTGAGAGCATTTTTCACATCCATATATTCTTGCATAGTTATGGGGCCATCTGAGAGGTCTGAATCCAGGCTCTACAAAATAACAATAGCGTGAATGAACTACTACAACATAATCACACACATTTCAGTTTTACCTTTGTTCTGTCTTCTTTGCTGGTGGGCATATCTTGATCAGTGTCCTCATCAGAAGCCACACTGTCATAGTCAGGCTGGTCGTTATCTGGACTACCaccaaaatgctttacagataGATTTTTGAAAATTAGATCTAAATTATCTAGAATAAGAAATAAAGCAACAGTTAACAAATGATtcacaacaatataaaacagaTGTTGTGAATGAAATAATTCTGACCTTGGGGACTGACTCCTGAATTCCCTTGCTGTCTGCGTTTAGCATCACTTAATATATCAATGACAAGAGTTGCAAATTCGTGTGCATTAAATCTTGCAAGTTTCTGACGTCCCTGTTATTAAGCAACAGAATCATTCAATAAATGTGATAGATCCAAAATAatgaactgaataaatgaatgaactgcACCTGATTTCTAGTGGAAGAATATTCGGGGTTGACAGGAAGAAAAGGCACCACAGTTGTCTCAGACACAAGGGTGCTATGATTCTGTGTAGCCAGCCACACTAAAAAAGTCAGACAGAATAGTTATTAAAAAGTAGTACACTGAAATATCCTTAGAAGTGTACAACAGAATAATATAGAATAGAATTGTATTTATCAATCCCAGGATAAAACAAAAATTACTCTtcaaacaacatcaacaacctCTCCAGacacacaaatacaatataaaatcagACGTCCAAAACAGTGCGACTTAGTGCTATTCAGGACAGTTATTACAGTGGGAAGATGAAGGACTTCCTGTGGATGTTTCTCTGGGCCAGCGTATTAAAAAAACTACCTGCATCTGTCTCTCGCCGGTCAACCTCATCATACACATCCATCGCGAGCTCCTCAAATAAGTGATTACTGAGCTATAAAAACAGTACAGTCAGTCTTTATTTTatgatatgtattttaaatccTAAAGTGAAATATCAAGTTATTACTCACAGACTGTAgctttttctttgcagattTGGCCAGTTCTGATAAATCCAAACTgctacaaataaaacagcttaATTAGGACATAGGCTCATTAAATGATAGCAATCTCAATGCACAATTAATTATACTCACACATTTCTTATCCATTAAAAGAGAGCAATGCAAAAtcacacacaacatatttaagCTTCtgtcttatgtatttattgtatttactgATACAAAATGACGTAGGGCAATATAATGTATGCAGAAAATATATAGATGATATTCATCAATTTATTCCTcattaattactttttaagtCCTTTGttttcacaaaaatatgttaatatgacaaaaaaaacaattagagtATATAGACAGTAAGACACTTCACAATATTACTTCATATTTTCTTgttaatttaaatatacacttACCTGTCTGCTAACTGGGGGATTATGAAGTGCTGTCCATTCCtatgatctgaaaaaaaaaatcaaataaaaagctAAATGGTCCGAGGACTGTACTGCACATAGTGTAATATTGTGCAACTGTTACTCATGACAATAAagtgtatattttaaataatatagaGACTTATAGCTAAAATACCTGGTTTTCTCCCACAAAGATAAAAAGCCAGTCGATCTGTAAGTTCAAACTGGATCTCAACCAATCTGTCTGCCACGTCATTATACCCAGCTTCTCTAAACATAGATATAGCAAGAAAGTTATAATGTGTAGTTTATAAAACAAAGCTAAGTCAAATAAACAATACCATCATATCATCATTCCAGTTACCTTGCATAGTCAATTGGAGTCTTGCCATTACTATCAGGTGACCCTGGATCTGCCCCATAAACAGTGAGCAGCTCAGCTTGTAATACTTGTCCAGCCTTCGCAGCCACATGCAGAGGTGTGCTTCCTTTTTCCTGTTTAACCAATTTACATACAAATATGGAAATAGCGAGGTTAGGTTGTTTTAAGTGAAACATAACTGTATGAATAAAATGAGGTTCAATTGTACCGGGTGAAAGAAATTTGCTTGAGCTCCCAATGTTAGTAATCTCAAGCATGTCTCAAGGTTTCCTGTTCGCACACTTGAGTGAAGTTGCTaaaattaaaatagtaaaagttATAAAAGTGACATTATTATAGGGAAAAACACATTAGTTGTATACCTACTTTACTTAAATCTTTTGCTGTGTTGCTGTCATCCTCCCGACATGGCATTCGATGGACAAAAGCCAGCATTTGGTATTTAGCTTTTATAAATTCAGACTTGTTTGGACTATGTGAGGAAATAAGCATATTGATAATAAAGCGAGTATGTTTAAAGTTCACGTGTTGAGATTATTCTTAAGTACTCACTGCAGCTTGTCCTGAGGATTGGCCTTGCGTTTTCCACTCATCACAGATGTTGGGTCTAAAAGTGAGTGCTCCCAGATAGAATTTGCACCATTGCTGTATAGAGTCTGCACCATCTGCATTAATTGAAGAAGTTCAAGGCAGAAGAATAAAAGAATATGCAGTATTTAAAACAATGTAGGATTAAAACAACAGAGAACAGTGCATTTACAATAGATACACAAATGTGACATGTTACTTTTATCAGCTGATCTTCCCGATTATACTTGTTTCCTTAggtttcaacttttttttccccccaatcCATGACATAACTCCCCTGCTTACGGTAGTCAGATATGGCTGATTTTAGGTGTGTGTGCTCTCTCCTTTTCTGTCTTGATTAattgtgtagtagtagtttgttttggtttctttttttaattcgGCAGACAAGGACACTTCTAAGAAAGATGTTTGCCGAAAGCTTCAGCACATATGCCGGAATCTGTGCAGGCCTCAGCACTGTGAGATTGATTCCCGGCTCAGATGATTTGCTAAATGTCCCCTCGGATTTTAACTGCATCTGTGCAGGCACCAGCAAGAGACCTGTCGCTGAGTTTTTAAAATCAGAAATTTAGTGAGACAAAATCAAGACAACGACTCAGTAATAGCCTCTAAGTGCAACCAGATATCTTCCGATTCATATTGACCATTGATAAACCAAAGCTACTGTACATCCACAAAGACTTGCAATTAATAAGGGCCAATAAAAAGCAACCATATAAAGTAATTCCAGTTATTTAGTGTTATTACCTGTAGCTGAGTAGGAGGCCACGGTGTGTGCGTTAAATGGCGGACTTGGGAGCT encodes:
- the git2a gene encoding ARF GTPase-activating protein GIT2a isoform X1 translates to MSNRLRNTEVCADCSVPDPRWASVNRGVLICDECCSVHRSLGRHSSQVRHLTHTPWPPTQLQMVQTLYSNGANSIWEHSLLDPTSVMSGKRKANPQDKLHPNKSEFIKAKYQMLAFVHRMPCREDDSNTAKDLSKQLHSSVRTGNLETCLRLLTLGAQANFFHPEKGSTPLHVAAKAGQVLQAELLTVYGADPGSPDSNGKTPIDYAREAGYNDVADRLVEIQFELTDRLAFYLCGRKPDHRNGQHFIIPQLADSSLDLSELAKSAKKKLQSLSNHLFEELAMDVYDEVDRRETDAVWLATQNHSTLVSETTVVPFLPVNPEYSSTRNQGRQKLARFNAHEFATLVIDILSDAKRRQQGNSGVSPQDNLDLIFKNLSVKHFGGSPDNDQPDYDSVASDEDTDQDMPTSKEDRTKSLDSDLSDGPITMQEYMDVKNALTLSEAKIQQLMKANSNLSDELRLMQKKLQSLQTENSSLRRQASPSQYQSPSSSEHPDPSSPSAHKRRQSSRASRPMSMYETGSGLKPYIPKGEMPYPEETLLTLQPFTPHTERGAFGVTSSSLPSFPSTLSWFKEDSVVKASKLDKQMSMPESDYDNAFNDSEMDDMSLCRRGRLRSSGWPGEGSSIPEFDDVEMETDPTLPSTEDVIRKTEQITKNIQELLRAAQDGKHESFIPCSERIYVAVTEMAALFPKKPRSETVRGSLRLLTSSACRLQAECKKAVPSNGGQAPDMQLVTQQVIQCAYDIAKAAKQLVTITTKENTN
- the git2a gene encoding ARF GTPase-activating protein GIT2a isoform X3 — its product is MSNRLRNTEVCADCSVPDPRWASVNRGVLICDECCSVHRSLGRHSSQVRHLTHTPWPPTQLQMVQTLYSNGANSIWEHSLLDPTSVMSGKRKANPQDKLHPNKSEFIKAKYQMLAFVHRMPCREDDSNTAKDLSKQLHSSVRTGNLETCLRLLTLGAQANFFHPEKGSTPLHVAAKAGQVLQAELLTVYGADPGSPDSNGKTPIDYAREAGYNDVADRLVEIQFELTDRLAFYLCGRKPDHRNGQHFIIPQLADSSLDLSELAKSAKKKLQSLSNHLFEELAMDVYDEVDRRETDAVWLATQNHSTLVSETTVVPFLPVNPEYSSTRNQGRQKLARFNAHEFATLVIDILSDAKRRQQGNSGVSPQDNLDLIFKNLSVKHFGGSPDNDQPDYDSVASDEDTDQDMPTSKEDRTKSLDSDLSDGPITMQEYMDVKNALTLSEAKIQQLMKANSNLSDELRLMQKKTERGAFGVTSSSLPSFPSTLSWFKEDSVVKASKLDKQMSMPESDYDNAFNDSEMDDMSLCRRGRLRSSGWPGEGSSIPEFDDVEMETDPTLPSTEDVIRKTEQITKNIQELLRAAQDGKHESFIPCSERIYVAVTEMAALFPKKPRSETVRGSLRLLTSSACRLQAECKKAVPSNGGQAPDMQLVTQQVIQCAYDIAKAAKQLVTITTKENTN
- the git2a gene encoding ARF GTPase-activating protein GIT2a isoform X2; translated protein: MSNRLRNTEVCADCSVPDPRWASVNRGVLICDECCSVHRSLGRHSSQVRHLTHTPWPPTQLQMVQTLYSNGANSIWEHSLLDPTSVMSGKRKANPQDKLHPNKSEFIKAKYQMLAFVHRMPCREDDSNTAKDLSKQLHSSVRTGNLETCLRLLTLGAQANFFHPEKGSTPLHVAAKAGQVLQAELLTVYGADPGSPDSNGKTPIDYAREAGYNDVADRLVEIQFELTDRLAFYLCGRKPDHRNGQHFIIPQLADSSLDLSELAKSAKKKLQSLSNHLFEELAMDVYDEVDRRETDAVWLATQNHSTLVSETTVVPFLPVNPEYSSTRNQGRQKLARFNAHEFATLVIDILSDAKRRQQGNSGVSPQDNLDLIFKNLSVKHFGGSPDNDQPDYDSVASDEDTDQDMPTSKEDRTKSLDSDLSDGPITMQEYMDVKNALTLSEAKIQQLMKANSNLSDELRLMQKKLQSLQTENSSLRRQASPSQYQSPSSSEHPDPSSPSAHKRRQSSRASRPMSMYETGSGLKPYIPKGEMPYPEETLLTLQPFTPHASKLDKQMSMPESDYDNAFNDSEMDDMSLCRRGRLRSSGWPGEGSSIPEFDDVEMETDPTLPSTEDVIRKTEQITKNIQELLRAAQDGKHESFIPCSERIYVAVTEMAALFPKKPRSETVRGSLRLLTSSACRLQAECKKAVPSNGGQAPDMQLVTQQVIQCAYDIAKAAKQLVTITTKENTN